A window from Culex pipiens pallens isolate TS chromosome 3, TS_CPP_V2, whole genome shotgun sequence encodes these proteins:
- the LOC120414355 gene encoding 40S ribosomal protein S12, mitochondrial isoform X2 → MEIVEVSLPHIRNGVTLAFSSFLQRGTMATLNQMHRTGPHIKSRPPRQPLDGKPFAKGVILKTLIKKPKKPNSANRKCVLVRLSTGKELVAYIPGIGHNLQEHNMVLVRVGRMQDLPGVKIKCVRGKYDLPHVSKQK, encoded by the exons ATGGAAATAGTCGAAGTGTCTTTGCCGCATATTCGGAATGGCGTAACACTAG CCTTCTCATCGTTCCTGCAGCGAGGCACGATGGCCACCCTGAACCAGATGCATCGCACCGGACCGCACATCAAGAGCCGTCCACCGAGGCAGCCCCTGGACGGGAAACCCTTTGCCAAAGGCGTCATCCTAAAGACCCTGATCAAGAAGCCCAAAAAGCCCAACTCGGCGAACCGGAAGTGCGTCCTGGTGCGGCTCAGCACCGGCAAGGAACTGGTCGCGTACATCCCCGGAATCGGCCACAACCTGCAGGAGCACAACATGGTGCTGGTGCGGGTTGGTCGCATGCAGGATTTGCCCGGAGTCAAGATCAAGTGCGTCCGCGGCAAGTACGACCTGCCCCACGTGAGCAAGCAAAAGTAA
- the LOC120414355 gene encoding 40S ribosomal protein S12, mitochondrial isoform X1 gives MNFLRQTLSVTKTLASEAFSSFLQRGTMATLNQMHRTGPHIKSRPPRQPLDGKPFAKGVILKTLIKKPKKPNSANRKCVLVRLSTGKELVAYIPGIGHNLQEHNMVLVRVGRMQDLPGVKIKCVRGKYDLPHVSKQK, from the exons ATGAATTTCCTGCGACAAACGTTGAGCGTGACGAAAACGCTTGCCAGTGAAG CCTTCTCATCGTTCCTGCAGCGAGGCACGATGGCCACCCTGAACCAGATGCATCGCACCGGACCGCACATCAAGAGCCGTCCACCGAGGCAGCCCCTGGACGGGAAACCCTTTGCCAAAGGCGTCATCCTAAAGACCCTGATCAAGAAGCCCAAAAAGCCCAACTCGGCGAACCGGAAGTGCGTCCTGGTGCGGCTCAGCACCGGCAAGGAACTGGTCGCGTACATCCCCGGAATCGGCCACAACCTGCAGGAGCACAACATGGTGCTGGTGCGGGTTGGTCGCATGCAGGATTTGCCCGGAGTCAAGATCAAGTGCGTCCGCGGCAAGTACGACCTGCCCCACGTGAGCAAGCAAAAGTAA
- the LOC120414355 gene encoding 40S ribosomal protein S12, mitochondrial isoform X3, giving the protein MATLNQMHRTGPHIKSRPPRQPLDGKPFAKGVILKTLIKKPKKPNSANRKCVLVRLSTGKELVAYIPGIGHNLQEHNMVLVRVGRMQDLPGVKIKCVRGKYDLPHVSKQK; this is encoded by the coding sequence ATGGCCACCCTGAACCAGATGCATCGCACCGGACCGCACATCAAGAGCCGTCCACCGAGGCAGCCCCTGGACGGGAAACCCTTTGCCAAAGGCGTCATCCTAAAGACCCTGATCAAGAAGCCCAAAAAGCCCAACTCGGCGAACCGGAAGTGCGTCCTGGTGCGGCTCAGCACCGGCAAGGAACTGGTCGCGTACATCCCCGGAATCGGCCACAACCTGCAGGAGCACAACATGGTGCTGGTGCGGGTTGGTCGCATGCAGGATTTGCCCGGAGTCAAGATCAAGTGCGTCCGCGGCAAGTACGACCTGCCCCACGTGAGCAAGCAAAAGTAA
- the LOC120414349 gene encoding aminopeptidase N-like, producing MGRLSHLGGLLALVLAVVGADHPIYERTSLKEAGVSQIDSDTREVDQSYFLPRDTIPFHYFIQLTTNIHANVRTFRATTEIYFNVVNPTSKITMHLQELDIQLTELYRIPDNFGDPVKIGSPRVEIDTKIEHVVFKTESELPIGRYYLKVTYTGTMRNYQSGYLVSSYRDDSDVVNYVGSTHFQATLARRVFPCYDEPDLKATISLWITHHKTYSAIANMPIDSGNPDPNNAEYVVTKFRISPKMSTYLLAFAVTNFEGRYNGKMQVFARSNAIQDTGLALQAGAKILEALDQHTGVPYYDYMPKMTQIAVPDRGTGAMENWGLVTYGEPSLLFNSAVNGYRNRKRVTTVIAHEFAHQWFGNLVSPQWWEYIWLNEGFATLYEYYGTELAYPELEYWQLFNVEVIQRAFVQDASEDIRAMNHPAATQDEVWHLFDVIAYQKSGSVLNMFRQVIGDENWKAALKSYLLKRKLSSAKPEDLYVELQAAIQDQNLLPEPFTVEHLMKSWTDAPGYPVLNVRRVYKTGEAIISQDRFLADKRLPVNHVWHIPYNFVNRGARSGDQLRWLSTKAAKIDLETNEDQWVIFNREQFGYYRVNYDRRNWDLIIDTLLTNPATIHRANRAQLIDDAFNLARSDRLDMSVALKLLTYLRHETEYAPWAAANNVLSYFYAKLRGTPYYAGFANFVHEITSEIYATLQVTTVSEDESTLHKYLKQTVSSWACRMGNRDCLDRTFNALTNEVIEQQAVHPDVSAVVYCYGLREGSYQLLSYLVPKMVQSKNQAQRTDLINAMGCTKDAESVRALLTVIQIPTVSFLSSEKSQIVDAIVAGGREGIDVLIDYLMNNASQLLSAIGEGAFNTVITNIASHTNTVGERQWLEQLLEAVKDHVTSETVQTARQRAQANAGWYDSLEGLVSVEFYEKYAANTVY from the exons ATGGGAAGGTTGTCCCACCTCGGTGGTTTACTAGCGTTAGTGCTTGCTGTGGTAGGCGCAGATCACCCAATTTACGAGCGAACGTCGCTGAAAGAAGCTGGCGTAAGCCAAATCGATTCGGATACTCGTGAAGTTGATCAGTCGTACTTTCTTCCGAGGGATACAATTCCGTTTCATTACTTCATTCAATTGACTACCAATATTCACGCGAATGTTCGGACGTTCCGTGCCACGACGGAGATCTACTTCAACGTGGTTAATCCAACCAGCAAAATTACAATGCATCTGCAGGAGTTGGACATTCAGCTGACCGAGTTGTACAGGATTCCGGACAATTTCGGAGATCCAGTCAAGATCGGAAGTCCTCGGGTCGAAATTGATACCAAAATCGAGCACGTTGTGTTTAAAACGGAAAGTGAACTGCCCATTGGAAGATATTACCTCAAGGTGACGTACACCGGAACTATGAGGAACTACCAGAGCGGATATCTGGTAtcctcgtaccgggatgatagCGATGTCGTCAACTACGTTGGATCTACGCACTTCCAGGCGACGCTGGCTCGCCGTGTTTTCCCGTGCTACGACGAACCCGATCTTAAGGCCACCATTTCACTGTGGATCACGCATCATAAAACCTACTCAGCCATCGCCAATATGCCAATTGATTCCGGCAACCCCGATCCGAACAACGCAGAGTATGTTGTTACCAAATTCCGGATCTCTCCAAAAATGTCCACGTACTTGCTGGCATTCGCTGTGACCAACTTTGAGGGAAGATACAACGGAAAAATGCAAGTCTTTGCGCGATCGAATGCAATTCAGGACACCGGACTAGCTCTACAGGCTGGCGCTAAGATTCTGGAAGCGCTGGATCAGCATACCGGAGTCCCGTACTACGACTACATGCCGAAAATGACTCAGATTGCCGTGCCGGACCGGGGTACCGGAGCGATGGAAAACTGGGGTTTGGTGACGTACGG cgAACCATCATTGCTGTTCAATTCGGCGGTCAACGGCTATCGCAATCGTAAACGTGTCACCACGGTTATCGCGCACGAGTTTGCCCATCAGTGGTTCGGGAATTTGGTCAGCCCCCAGTGGTGGGAGTATATCTGGCTGAACGAAGGGTTCGCCACCCTGTACGAGTACTACGGGACGGAGTTGGCCTATCCCGAGCTGGAGTACTGGCAGCTGTTCAACGTGGAAGTGATTCAGCGAGCTTTTGTTCAGGATGCGAGTGAGGACATTCGTGCCATGAACCATCCGGCGGCAACGCAGGATGAAGTTTGGCACCTGTTTGACGTGATCGCGTATCAAAAGT CTGGAAGTGTCCTGAACATGTTCCGTCAGGTGATCGGTGACGAAAACTGGAAAGCAGCTTTGAAGTCCTACCTACTCAAACGGAAGCTAAGCAGTGCAAAGCCCGAAGACTTGTACGTCGAATTACAAGCAGCAATCCAGGATCAAAATCTGCTTCCCGAACCCTTTACCGTTGAACATTTGATGAAGTCTTGGACGGACGCTCCCGGTTATCCGGTGCTGAACGTTCGTCGAGTTTACAAAACTGGTGAAGCCATTATTTCGCAAGATCGCTTCCTAGCCGACAAACGCCTGCCCGTCAATCACGTCTGGCACATCCCGTATAACTTTGTGAATCGCGGAGCAAGATCGGGCGATCAACTGCGTTGGTTGAGTACGAAAGCGGCCAAGATCGATCTTGAAACCAACGAAGATCAATGGGTGATCTTCAACCGCGAACAGTTCGGATACTACAGAGTCAACTACGATCGCAGAAATTGGGATCTCATCATCGACACGTTGCTCACGAACCCAGCGACCATCCATCGCGCCAATCGGGCTCAACTGATCGACGATGCCTTCAACCTAGCTCGATCCGATCGACTTGACATGTCGGTTGCGCTAAAACTCCTAACTTACCTGCGCCACGAAACAGAATACGCTCCTTGGGCCGCCGCCAACAACGTGCTCAGCTACTTCTATGCAAAACTTCGTGGAACACCGTACTACGCCGGTTTCGCCAACTTTGTCCACGAAATTACGTCCGAGATCTACGCGACCCTGCAGGTGACCACCGTATCGGAAGACGAGTCAACTCTGCACAAGTACCTAAAGCAAACTGTATCGAGCTGGGCTTGTCGGATGGGAAATCGAGACTGTCTGGACAGAACCTTCAACGCCCTAACGAACGAAGTAATCGAACAGCAAGCTGTCCATCCGGACGTGTCGGCTGTCGTGTACTGTTACGGGCTGCGCGAAGGATCGTACCAACTGCTGTCCTATCTGGTCCCCAAGATGGTGCAGTCCAAGAATCAAGCTCAGCGCACCGATTTGATCAACGCCATGGGATGTACGAAGGACGCGGAGAGTGTCCGGGCTCTGTTGACCGTAATTCAGATCCCAACGGTTTCGTTTTTGTCCAGCGAGAAGTCGCAGATCGTGGACGCCATCGTAGCCGGCGGTCGCGAAGGCATCGACGTTCTGATTGATTATCTCATGAATAATGCAAGCCAATTGTTGAGCGCCATTGGTGAAGGAGCATTCAACACCGTCATCACAAACATTGCATCCCACACGAACACGGTTGGGGAACGCCAGTGGCTGGAACAACTGCTGGAAGCTGTGAAGGATCACGTCACGAGCGAAACCGTCCAGACGGCACGTCAGCGAGCTCAGGCTAACGCCGGCTGGTACGACAGCTTGGAAGGGCTGGTGTCGGTTGAGTTCTACGAGAAGTACGCCGCCAACACAGTTTACTAG
- the LOC120414356 gene encoding uncharacterized protein LOC120414356: MALFKVAFLGAVALALVAGELRFPLGKIGVDADVKQTIAPLQEVDESYRLPSDSVPTHYTIHLRTTVHEGDRPFKGSVEIHLNVVNPTDKIVVNNRELVITSAVLYRVQDDVLAEIDRPVPENDETRQLLTFQCAMQLGVGAYVLKVEYNGNLQRDSPSGFFRKYYRDENNRDRYLASTQFEPTRARMAFPCYDEPTLKATFTVSITHHKTYNAVSNMPVEALVEDTDDPEFVTTTFEKSQIMSTYLLAFVVSDFETRTYGMQLIHARPNAIEETAFALEAGEKTLLELSLYTDISYYNYMPKLAQIAIPDWGSGAMENWGLVTYGEPALLFNPEVNTYRTKKGIATVIAHEYAHQWFGNLVTTDWWKYIWLNEGFATLYGYYGAHLAYPEEEYMDLFQLDVLQLALGPDSTEATRPMNWNAATPGEISGLFDRVAYEKSGSVLNMFRIVLGDANWRTGLKTYLLSRQLAAATDDDLYAALQSAISGKRMIPDTMTVKEVMESWTNVAGYPVLNVRRNYQSKELILSQDRFLADKKLPSDHVWYIPYNLADQRDPNFELNHFLWLTTKAAKVLVGTEPEHWLIFNRQQFGYYRVNYDSRNWEMLTETMVRTPEAIHHYNRAQLIDDAFNLAKADLLDFGVVLRMLTSLTNDYDYLPWAAGNNALNYLYNKLRGTEHYEGFVYYVHTLIGNIYTSLSVVTVDEQETLKQRYLKQLISTWACRIGYSECLDKTHEAFSAAVRDNTKVHPDVATVVYCYGMHRATDEEFVAMYKRMFNSQNSAERTLLIDALGCSQSMDQLDAFLTTSIGAGVGIEVNYFEAERTRVLQAVYSASRTGVDALIKFLDDWDIADDLIYYLEQPVFNSAIAAIAARTNTEQELNQLKQLFATVGEMAPENVVSAALETVQSNFDWHSSLEGVIVAEFLEKYAGMGWKEVFLCALVVSVVVSENPIWRKLEGDLEPEAEAEVAPFQEVDESYRLPTVTAPTHYNLHLRTAIHRNERTFQGTVEIFLNVLQATDKITILNRDLVIRRVTLYRDGAEPELLETPPFDTDPRTEHLTITSSQQLAVGSYMIKVEFDGRLQENNNMGFFRSSYLDNNGNRRYLASSKFEPTHARSAFPCYDEPRLKATFTLSITHGKDYHAVANMPQEGELEPDQDDADFVTTHFQKSTRMSTYLLAFAVSDFAIRTSGYQTVYARSNVFEETEYPLQAGVDILNALSAYTRVEYTDHMPKMTQIAIPDRGTGAMENWGLVAYGEPVLLFNPSVNTYRNKKTVDTIIAHEYAHQWFGNLVSPDWWDYIWLNEGFATVYEYLAAQLAYPEKRYMDLWNVEVIHNAFAADARESIRPMTWNAASPSEIAALFDTIAYSKAGSVLNMFRVVFQDENWRVGLLEYFNQRLLDAAVADHLYDGLQLAIQGKDVYPTGFTVKQLMDSWTTAPGFPLLTVKRDYKNGQIYLSQERFLSDRQLPNSHVFHIPYNFATQTSADFDSLHFDWLSSKAAKISTEAAENEWVIFNKQQTGYYRVNYDPQNWELLIDALMTDPSVIHVQNRAQLINDAYNLARADRLDMSLPLTLMKYLAQETAYPPWAAANTVLTYLNNKLRGTEHYPAFLNYVHSMLDTVYATVTVDTVQDGETMLDKYLRQSITTWACRIGTTDCLTRTEAALKQAVQSNIPVHPDVSSVVYCYGMHNSGETEFVWLYNRLHTSKNQAERSLLIDSLGCSQNKEYLKAYLMSAFGTNNLLSTERTRIVSAVYSTSRAGVDAMIEFLMDETIVDEFISSLGVGTLNNAIANIAARTNNAAEQQQLEDLLGKLGSRVSASTAAAARATVASNFYWFNTLEGLIVGEFLEGFVEA, translated from the exons ATGGCCCTCTTCAAAGTCGCGTTTTTGGGCGCAGTTGCGCTTGCCTTAGTAGCTGGGGAGTTACGATTCCCTCTGGGGAAAATCGGAGTCGATGCGGACGTGAAGCAGACGATTGCTCCGCTCCAGGAGGTCGACGAGAGCTACCGGCTTCCGTCGGATTCCGTTCCGACCCACTACACGATCCACCTGCGGACAACGGTCCACGAAGGCGATAGGCCTTTCAAGGGAAGCGTCGAGATTCACCTGAATGTGGTCAACCCAACGGATAAAATTGTCGTGAATAACCGCGAGCTGGTGATCACTTCGGCTGTGCTGTACCGAGTGCAAGATGATGTTCTGGCCGAGATCGATCGACCTGttccggagaatgacgaaaccAGACAACTGCTGACCTTCCAGTGTGCGATGCAGCTTGGAGTTGGTGCTTACGTGTTGAAGGTCGAATACAACGGAAATTTGCAAAGGGACTCTCCAAGCGGATTCTTCCGCAAGTATTACCGCGATGAGAATAACCGTGATCGCTACCTGGCTTCCACGCAGTTTGAACCAACCCGTGCCCGGATGGCCTTCCCATGTTACGATGAACCAACGCTGAAGGCTACGTTTACCGTTTCAATAACTCACCACAAAACGTATAACGCCGTGTCCAACATGCCGGTAGAAGCGCTGGTAGAGGACACTGATGATCCGGAGTTCGTAACTACCACCTTCGAGAAGTCACAGATCATGTCGACGTACCTGCTGGCATTCGTCGTCTCGGACTTTGAAACCAGAACCTACGGAATGCAGCTGATCCACGCACGACCGAACGCCATCGAAGAGACCGCGTTCGCGCTTGAAGCCGGCGAGAAGACGCTGCTCGAGCTGAGCTTGTACACGGACATTTCGTACTACAACTACATGCCAAAGCTGGCCCAGATCGCCATCCCGGACTGGGGATCCGGAGCGATGGAAAACTGGGGCCTGGTGACCTACGGCGAGCCGGCACTGCTGTTCAACCCGGAGGTCAACACGTACCGCACCAAAAAGGGCATCGCAACGGTCATTGCCCACGAGTACGCTCACCAGTGGTTCGGTAATTTGGTGACCACGGATTGGTGGAAGTACATCTGGCTAAACGAAGGATTCGCCACGTTGTACGGATACTACGGCGCTCATTTGGCCTATCCGGAGGAGGAGTACATGGACCTGTTCCAGCTGGACGTGCTGCAGCTTGCTCTTGGACCGGACTCGACTGAAGCAACGCGACCAATGAACTGGAATGCGGCTACACCCGGCGAAATTTCCGGCCTGTTTGATCGAGTTGCCTACGAAAAGT CTGGAAGCGTGCTGAACATGTTCCGCATTGTCCTCGGGGATGCCAACTGGAGAACCGGTCTCAAGACGTACCTTTTGAGCCGCCAGCTTGCTGCTGCTACCGATGATGATCTGTACGCCGCACTACAAAGTGCCATATCGGGCAAGCGCATGATCCCCGATACGATGACGGTGAAGGAGGTCATGGAGTCGTGGACCAATGTTGCTGGATACCCGGTGCTGAATGTTCGAAGAAACTACCAGTCCAAGGAGTTGATTCTGTCCCAGGATCGTTTCCTAGCTGATAAGAAGCTTCCCAGCGATCACGTTTGGTACATTCCGTACAATTTGGCTGATCAGCGCGATCCGAACTTTGAGCTGAACCATTTCCTGTGGCTGACGACCAAGGCTGCCAAGGTTCTGGTTGGTACCGAGCCCGAACATTGGCTGATCTTCAACCGACAGCAGTTTGGATATTATCGCGTAAACTACGACTCTCGAAACTGGGAGATGCTTACGGAAACTATGGTGCGTACTCCTGAAGCAATTCATCACTACAATCGTGCCCAGCTGATTGATGACGCGTTCAACCTTGCCAAAGCGGACCTGCTGGACTTTGGCGTTGTTCTACGAATGCTTACGTCTCTCACCAACGACTACGATTACCTCCCGTGGGCCGCAGGCAACAACGCGCTCAACTACCTGTACAACAAACTTCGCGGAACGGAGCATTACGAGGGATTCGTGTACTACGTTCACACACTGATTGGCAACATCTACACGTCACTCTCGGTCGTGACCGTCGACGAGCAGGAAACGCTGAAGCAGCGGTACCTCAAGCAGCTGATTTCCACGTGGGCCTGCCGAATCGGCTATTCCGAATGCCTGGACAAGACCCACGAAGCGTTTAGTGCTGCCGTTCGGGACAACACCAAGGTGCATCCGGATGTCGCTACGGTAGTCTACTGTTACGGCATGCACCGTGCAACAGATGAGGAGTTCGTCGCAATGTACAAGCGGATGTTCAACTCGCAGAACAGTGCCGAACGAACTCTGCTGATCGATGCGCTGGGATGTTCGCAAAGCATGGATCAGCTAGATGCGTTCCTGACGACTTCGATCGGTGCCGGAGTTGGAATCGAGGTCAACTATTTCGAAGCGGAGCGTACCCGAGTTCTGCAAGCCGTCTACTCGGCTTCCCGGACAGGAGTTGATGCACTGATCAAATTTTTGGACGATTGGGATATTGCCGACGATCTGATCTACTACTTGGAGCAACCGGTGTTCAACAGTGCCATCGCAGCCATTGCGGCTCGCACAAACACCGAGCAGGAGCTGAACCAGCTGAAGCAGCTTTTCGCGACCGTTGGAGAAATGGCGCCCGAGAATGTCGTCAGCGCTGCGCTGGAGACGGTTCAATCCAACTTTGACTGGCACTCGAGCCTGGAAGGCGTGATTGTGGCGGAGTTCCTGGAGAAGTACGCCGG CATGGGCTGGAAGGAAGTGTTTCTCTGTGCGCTGGTAGTGTCCGTTGTGGTGTCCGAAAATCCGATATGGCGCAAGCTGGAGGGAGACCTAGAGCCGGAAGCTGAAGCAGAAGTTGCACCGTTCCAGGAGGTCGATGAATCCTACCGACTTCCAACGGTTACTGCTCCAACGCATTACAATCTGCATCTTCGAACGGCAATCCACCGCAACGAGCGTACGTTCCAGGGAACGGTGGAGATCTTCCTAAATGTACTGCAAGCTACCGACAAGATCACGATCCTCAACCGTGACCTGGTTATTCGAAGAGTGACGCTGTATAGAGATGGAGCTGAGCCTGAACTTTTGGAGACTCCACCCTTCGACACCGATCCAAGGACGGAACATCTCACGATCACCAGTTCGCAGCAGCTTGCGGTTGGAAGTTACATGATCAAGGTCGAGTTCGACGGCAGATTGCAGGAAAACAACAATATGGGATTTTTCAGATCGTCATATCTGGACAACAACGGAAATCGTCGATACCTGGCGTCCAGCAAGTTCGAACCCACCCACGCCAGATCGGCCTTCCCGTGCTACGACGAACCCCGTCTGAAGGCCACCTTCACGTTGTCCATTACCCACGGAAAGGACTACCACGCCGTTGCCAATATGCCTCAAGAAGGTGAACTGGAGCCGGACCAGGACGACGCCGACTTTGTCACGACTCACTTCCAGAAATCGACCAGAATGTCCACCTATCTGTTAGCGTTTGCCGTGTCGGACTTTGCGATCCGAACTAGCGGTTACCAGACGGTCTACGCACGCTCGAACGTATTCGAAGAGACGGAATATCCGCTACAGGCCGGCGTGGACATTCTGAACGCGCTGAGCGCGTACACGAGAGTGGAATACACCGATCATATGCCTAAAATGACTCAAATTGCTATCCCTGATCGGGGCACTGGGGCAATGGAGAATTGGGGCTTGGTCGCGTACGG TGAACCCGTGCTGCTGTTCAACCCGTCCGTAAACACCTATCGAAACAAGAAGACCGTTGATACCATCATCGCCCACGAGTACGCCCACCAGTGGTTCGGAAACCTGGTCAGTCCCGACTGGTGGGACTACATCTGGCTGAACGAAGGATTCGCCACGGTGTACGAGTACTTGGCGGCGCAGCTGGCCTACCCGGAGAAGCGGTACATGGACCTGTGGAACGTGGAGGTCATTCACAACGCGTTCGCCGCCGATGCCCGCGAGTCGATCCGACCGATGACCTGGAATGCGGCTTCGCCGAGTGAGATCGCCGCGCTGTTTGATACTATTGCGTACAGTAAAG CCGGCAGCGTGTTGAACATGTTCCGCGTCGTATTCCAAGACGAAAACTGGCGCGTAGGTCTGCTGGAGTACTTCAACCAACGGCTTCTGGACGCGGCCGTTGCTGATCATCTGTACGACGGACTCCAACTGGCAATACAAGGAAAGGATGTCTACCCAACCGGATTCACCGTCAAACAGTTGATGGATTCGTGGACTACCGCCCCGGGCTTCCCTCTACTGACGGTTAAGCGAGACTACAAGAACGGTCAAATCTACCTCTCTCAAGAGAGATTCCTGAGTGATCGCCAATTGCCCAACAGCCACGTCTTCCACATTCCGTACAATTTCGCAACGCAAACTTCCGCAGACTTTGACAGTCTTCACTTTGACTGGTTGTCCTCGAAGGCGGCCAAGATATCGACAGAAGCAGCGGAGAACGAATGGGTGATCTTCAACAAGCAGCAAACCGGATACTATCGAGTCAATTACGACCCACAGAACTGGGAGCTGCTCATTGATGCGCTCATGACTGATCCCAGCGTGATTCACGTACAGAACCGAGCTCAGCTGATAAACGACGCCTACAATTTGGCTCGTGCCGACCGTCTGGACATGTCGCTTCCGTTGACGCTCATGAAGTACCTCGCACAGGAGACCGCGTACCCGCCGTGGGCAGCCGCCAACACAGTCCTGACCTACTTGAACAACAAACTACGTGGAACTGAACACTACCCGGCGTTCCTCAACTATGTCCACTCGATGCTGGATACGGTCTACGCTACCGTAACCGTTGACACCGTCCAAGATGGGGAAACCATGCTGGACAAATATCTGAGACAGAGCATCACCACGTGGGCGTGTCGCATCGGAACTACAGACTGTCTCACCCGTACGGAAGCTGCCTTGAAGCAAGCCGTTCAGAGCAATATCCCAGTCCATCCGGACGTTTCCAGTGTGGTCTATTGCTACGGTATGCACAACTCAGGAGAAACGGAATTCGTTTGGTTGTACAACCGACTCCACACCTCAAAGAATCAAGCCGAGCGATCGCTGCTCATCGACTCGCTCGGATGCTCCCAGAATAAGGAGTACCTCAAAGCATACCTGATGTCCGCGTTCGGAACCAACAACCTGCTCTCAACGGAGCGAACGCGCATTGTTTCCGCTGTGTACTCGACCAGCCGAGCGGGAGTGGACGCTATGATCGAGTTCCTGATGGACGAGACCATCGTGGACGAGTTCATCTCCAGCTTGGGCGTTGGTACGCTGAACAACGCAATTGCGAACATTGCCGCTAGGACGAACAATGCTGCCGAGCAGCAACAGCTGGAAGATTTGCTGGGCAAGCTGGGAAGCAGAGTTAGCGCTAGTACTGCGGCCGCTGCCAGGGCTACCGTGGCCAGCAACTTCTACTGGTTCAACACACTGGAGGGGCTGATTGTGGGAGAGTTTTTGGAAGGATTTGTTGAAGCTTAG
- the LOC120414353 gene encoding E3 ubiquitin-protein ligase NRDP1, with product MGYDLTRFQGDVDEELICPICSGVLEEPLQAVACEHAFCRACITEWLSRQPTCPVDRNPITNSNLRAVPRILRNLLSRLNISCENAMYGCTLVLKLDTLATHIEECEHNPKRPLPCEKGCGFVIPKDEYKDHNCFRELRSLVHNQQQKMSELKNEINDQNLVINELKRELNLVKDFMRAMRVSNPAMRAIADQMERDEVTRWSNGLARARVTRWGGMISTPDDALQLMIKRALSESGCPPHILDDLMENCHERRWPRGLSSLETRQNNRRIYENYVCRRIPGKQAVLVLHCDNTHMSEDVMVEPGLVMIFAHGIE from the exons ATGGGTTACGATCTGACGCGCTTCCAGGGTGACGTGGACGAGGAGCTGATCTGTCCGATCTGCTCCGGAGTGCTCGAGGAGCCACTGCAG GCGGTAGCATGTGAGCACGCGTTCTGTCGAGCCTGCATCACAGAGTGGCTATCGCGGCAGCCGACCTGCCCGGTGGACCGGAATCCCATCACCAACAGTAATCTCCGAGCGGTGCCAAGAATTCTGCGCAATCTCCTGTCGCGACTCAACATTAGCTGCGAGAATGCCATGTACGGGTGTACGCTGGTGCTCAAGCTGGACACGTTGGCCACCCACATCGAAGAGTGCGAACACAACCCGAAGCGGCCACTGCCGTGCGAGAAGGGCTGCGGCTTCGTGATTCCGAAGGACGAGTACAAGGACCACAACTGCTTCCGGGAGCTGCGTTCGCTGGTGCACAACCAGCAGCAGAAGATGAGCGAGCTGAAGAACGAAATCAACGATCAAAACCTGGTGATAAACGAGCTGAAGCGGGAACTGAACCTGGTGAAGGATTTTATGAGGGCGATGCGCGTGTCGAATCCCGCGATGCGAGCTATCGCCGATCAGATGGAGCGGGACGAAGTGACCAGATGGAGCAATGGACTGGCGAGGGCACGAGTCACTCGGTGGGGTGGAATGATCTCAACTCCCGATGACGCGCTGCAG CTGATGATCAAACGAGCACTCTCCGAATCCGGCTGCCCGCCTCACATTCTCGACGACCTGATGGAGAACTGCCACGAGCGGCGGTGGCCCCGCGGTCTGAGCTCACTAGAAACCCGCCAAAATAATCGCCGGATATACGAGAACTACGTCTGCCGGCGAATTCCAG gAAAACAAGCCGTACTGGTGTTACACTGCGACAACACGCACATGTCCGAGGACGTTATGGTCGAGCCGGGGCTGGTCATGATATTTGCTCATGGAATAGAATAA